From Chloracidobacterium thermophilum B:
CGCGGATGAAAGCGGCAGCCGGGCGGGGGCGCGAGCGGACTGGGTACATCTCCGGCCAGTGGTGCGCGGACTTTGCGCCGGGACGGGTCAGGAATGGGGATGCTTTCCAGCAGTGCCTGGGTGTAGGGATGACGCGGTTGGGTAAACAGGCGGCGCGTCGGGGCCACTTCGACCAGTTTTCCAAGGTACATCGTACCCACCCGCGTGCAGAAATGCTCCACCACGGCCAGCCCGTGGGAAATGAACAGGTAGGTCAGCCCAAACTGTTCCCGCAGGTCGGCCAGCAGGTTGATGATCTGGGCCTGAACGGAGACATCCAGGGCGGAAACCGGTTCGTCGGCGACGATGAACTTGGGCCGAAGCGCCAGCGCCCGCGCAATGCTGATGCGTTGACGCTGGCCGCCGGAAAACTCATGCGGATACCGGCTGGCGTAGTCGGGATCGAGACCGACGACCCGTAGCAGTTCAGCCACTTGTTCCTGGCGCGACTGGCGGTTGCCGATACCGTGAATGACGAGCGGTTCGGCAATGGCTTCGCCAATCCGCATCCGGGGATTGAGTGAGGCATAAGGGTCCTGAAAGACGATTTGCATGTCGCGCCGTACCCGGCGCAGTTCGGAGCGGGAGAGCTGCCGTAGGTCGCGGCCGTCGAACACAATCCTCCCACTGGATGGTTCGACAAGCCGCAGGATGGTGCGGCCGATGGTGGTTTTGCCGCAGCCGGATTCCCCAACGAGTCCGAAGGTTTCACCGGGCAGAAGGCTGAAGCTCACCCCGTCCACGGCTTTGACAAGGCCACCGGCGACCGGAAAGTGCTTGACGAGGTGCTCCACCTGGAGCAGGTGGTGATCCATGGAATGCCTGGAAATGCAGTGGGAAGAAAAGGTTACATCCGCAGGACTTTCACCGAAGTCAGGACATGCGTCAAGAGCCGGTGGCTGCGGGCATAGATGCCCGGACATTCACTTTCGCGCGGGCCGGCGATGTTGAGCCGAACGGGTTGCCATTGCGCAATCCAGGCAAGAATGATGTCTGCGGCTTCGGACAGTTGAAGCATCACCAGGGCGCAGGGCTTGCGCCAGCGCACCGTACAGTCAAGGGTCAACCGTGTGCCGCCCAACAACTCATCTTCGAGCAGGATCAGGGTGGCATCGCTGTCGCGTACGTTCCATTCCGTTCGCTGGGCCGGGTCTGTGTCCGGGGTTTCAAGCAGTGGGTAGTCCGGCGCAAGTGGGCCGTCTTCGGCCCAGCGCCCGTGGGGGCACCACCCGGCACATTCGAGTCCGACCTGTCGGGCCGCGTCAAGGGCCGCCCGATCCACACCGGTTTGCCCACCTGAAACAATCACCATTGATGTCATGGCTGTACCAAATCTCCGGGCCGGCCCTGGTCAGCTTGTCAGGCGACGGTAGATGCCGGGCAGCTTCTCCGGCAGGCTGAGCACGTCATCAATGACCGTATAACCCACGTCACCATAGAGTTCCCTGAGTTCCTGGTCGGCATCCCGCTCGATGGTGATACAGAACGGCGTGATGCCGGACTGCCGGGCGCTGCGCAGGGCCTGCTTGCTGTCTTCGCGGGCATAGCGGGCGTCGCCGTAGTCATGGTCGTAGGGCCGGCCGTCCGAAAGCAGGATGAGCAGCTTGGTGCGGGCCTGGTGTCCGGTCAGTTTGCAGACGGCATGCCGGACGGCAGCGCCCAGACGGGTGTTGTTCTGGTAGTTGATGCCGCCGATCCGTTCCTCGATCTGGGCGCTGTAGCGTTCTTCAAATTCCTTGATGACATAGAAGCGGACGTTGCGGCGGCCCTCGCTCGTAAAGCCATAGATGGCATAGCTGTCGCCGACGGCTTCGAGGGCTTCGTTCATGATGACCAGCCCTTCTTTCTCGATGTCAATGATGCGTTGTCCCGGCCGCGTGTAGGGCATCCTGGGATAGCGCGTCAGGGTACGTGCTGTCGAACTTGACATGTCGAGCAGAAAGGCCACGGCGACGTTGCGATGGCGGCGCAGGTGCTTGATGTAGATGCGTTCATTCCCGGAGAGCGCCGCCCGCCGGTCGAGCTGGCGGTCAATCACAGCATCCAGGTCAAACATTTCCCCGTCCAGTTCACCCGTGACCCGACGGAGCGCTTCCGGTTTCATGAGCTGAAACTGGTGGCGGATTGAGGAAATGAGTCCGTGGTGGCGCGCGCGCGTCAGTTCGACAAAGGTTCGTGTGCCGGCCGTGGGCCGGTGCTCAATCACCCGGCACCAATTGACGCGGTAATCCCCCAGTTCGCGGTCCCACTCATCGTAGAAAAACGCCTGTCCGTCAGCTTCCAGCATCCGGTCATCGGTCAGCCCTTCCCGTAAAAACTGGGCGGTGAGGTCGTGCTGGGAGGGGGTGTGTTCCTGGCTCCACGTCTCGAAACTTTGACCGGGTTGAGGTGGGGAAGGTGACGCCGGTGAGGTGGACGGAGTGGAAACTTCAGTTGCCCCGGCTTCACCCGGCGCATCATCCGGTTGCTGGACGACCTCGTTGACGGCCGCTTCGGTCGCATCGGAGGGCTGTACCTGTTCGATGATGTCGTAAATGCGCTGGGTCGCCAGCAGGGTATCGGTCAGCGCCGCCGTCGGATGGTCGAGATAGGTTGTAACAATCTGTTCGAGGGCCGTGACAATATGCGGAAGCTGTTGCCGGGTGACGGCATCCACACCGCCGCAGAGGGCGATCCGAAACAGGATTTCCGTCCACTGGTGCTCCGGCGGGAGTTGTAGGACATCCGGGCGGGTCTCCCGCAACCGGGCCGCAATGAAATCCAGGTCACGGCGGATGCCCCGGTAGGCGCGCCGCAGGCGGCGGTCAATCCGTGCGTTCTCAAGGATTGTAAACAGGCGCGTGGCGGTTGCTGGATCGGGAAAGTGCCGCAGCAATGTGCGATAGGTCACCGGCTCCCGTCCCGTTGGCGGTGGAGCCGTGGGAAAAGCCGCCTGGAAATCCTGCCGCAACGCGATGAGTTCCGGGGTGTCGGCGGCATGAGTGCCGTACTCAATCTGTCCGGCTCCGTGAGCGGCCAGTACCTTGTAGAGCCGGAAATTCGATTCTTCATCCGCGAAGTCGTTGATTCGACCAGGCAGCGGAATGGTGCGTCCATCGCCAATGACGGACTGCTCGGCGGCGCTTGAAAGTGGGACAATCGTCACGCTGCGTCCGGTGAGACCTTCGACATACAGCCGGAGGATGGCAGAGACCGTATCGAGCGCCACACCGTCCTGTCCGCCTTGGAGCGCTGCCCGGCTCGCACGGGACTGCAAGCCGTAGTAAGCCTGAACAGCGCGTCCATCCGGGTGGTGCGCCAGTCCGGCCAGGGCCCAGTTGCGGAAATGTTCAATGTTGGTCTGGCGCAGCGCCAGCGGAGCTGACTTGAAGCATTCCAAGGCCGCTGTACGGTCCACCCGGTCCAGATCGGCTACGGTCTCACACAACAACCGGAGCGCAGCCGTAAGGTCAGGGCCCGACCGCGAGGCAGCCAGCGTCTGCATCACTTCCGGCGTCAGCTTCAGGAACTGATAGCTGTTCGTATTTCCCTGGGCGCACATCGTGAGCGCCAGCCGCCGCCAGGGTTCATAGCCCTGGTGGCCCGTCTGCTGGACAACCGCCGTGGCGGCGCGCAGGTAGTACAGCGCCAGGCTGCCCCCGCGTTCCAGAAAGGCCTGTGTGTGTTCAAGCAGCGCGTTCAGATGGCCATGCGTGCGTTGGGTGAGGAAGTTCGGGATGGCCAGAAAAAACTCGGCCGCCGTGCCGCCGGCGCGGTAGGCAAAGGCGGCGGTCATTTCGACGAGGCGGTTGAGCAGCGCCTGGTCAGGGCTGTCGAAGGTGCGGACGTGCGTCACCACAACCGGCGACTGGCGCAGCAGGTCCTGGCTGTGTCGCACCGAGTGACGCGCCACTTCGTTCACGATGGAGAGCAGGCGCGGCAGCACCGGAGTGCTGTCAATCCGGGAAACAACCGAGGGAAACATCTGGAACGTTTCCACGGCTGTGCGGGTGGACATCGTTGCCTGGCGCGTCGTCAGGACAATGGCGCTCAGGCGGTGAGCCGAAGGCAGCGCCTCGAAGACCTGGGGACTGGCCCGGAAGAACTGGTAGGCGGCTTCGACATTGGTGGACGCAAGGCGTTTTCCACACTCACCCCACGCCTGAAGCTCAAACGACGTGAGCTGTGTGGCAACTTCGGGCGTGACCCGGAAAAACTCCAGCGCCGTCCGGGGCGACAGGCTGGCCAGTCCCGCCCCGATGCTGGTGAGAAACAGCAGGCGTTCGGTTGGAATCCCGGCCAGGCGCGGAACCATCTGCTCGGCTTCAGCAGCGTCACTCCCTTTGAACAACTGGCGGAGTTTGGCTCTAAGCTGGGATTCGGCCATAACCTTGGTCTCCGGGAATCAGTTGGTGGCAGACATCTGCCTGTCAGGTGGTAGCGCACTGCCAGCGGCAGAGGGGAGGGCGGCGACAATGGACTGAAACCGCTTCTCAAAGGCCGGCCGGTTGCGATTGGTATGCCCGGCAAGACTGAGGCGCAGGGTGCCATCCGGCAGTGGCTCCAGGTACAGCCACAGCCGCTGATGCGCAAAGAAAAACACAAGCCAGAGCGCCACGATGAGCATTGCCGAGCCGAGATAGACCGTCGTCACGCCGGGGTCATACTGCACCTGAAGAATATGGCCGCTGGAAACTTTCTCGAAGTCGGTCAGGACCAGGCGCAGGTCGCCGACTTCGGTTTTGGCCCTGAGAAATGGAGCATTGCCCAGGGTGGCGAGACCTTCTGGTGGAAAAGCATAAAGCTGACGTGGGTTGTCACCAAGGACATCCAGAATGGCAACCGGACGCCGGTATTCGCCGCTGGCACTCCCCAGGCGTCCGCCCTGGAAGGTGACATCGGGAATGAAATCCGCCAGCCGGACGCGCCCCAGTCCGGGAATATCAGTCGGTTCGCGTCCAATGACGTAGGCCGTACCGGTCTGACTTCCAGCCGGACGGAGTTCGATGTTGACCGTCCGGGCGCTGCCGAAGTTGTCAAAACTGGCCTGGAAAAAACGGTAGCCACGGTAGTCGAAGGGATGGTTGAGGTGGATGTGGGCCGGGATTTCCACTCCACGCTGCTCATCTTTGATCAGGACGCGCGTGTGCCAGTCGAGCGTGTTGGGCGCACTGAGGTCGGGTTTGCGCGGATCGAGCAGGTTTTGTTCGATGTCGGTGCACACCAGCGTGAAGGGCATTGCAAATTCCCGGACCGGCTCATCAGGCGCCCCAAAGCTGACGAAGGTGTTGGCCGCCTGTCCCGGCACCATCCGCACCGTACCTTTGTGACCAAACAACCCGCCCACCAAAGCGCCGCCGAAGATGGTCAGCAACGCGGCGTGAACAGCATACGCCGTAAGTCGGTTCCACGCATGGGCTTCCATCAGAATGGTTGTGCTGCCATCCCGTGGGTTGACCGTCTCAACGACCCGATACACGGCGCTGATGGGCAGCCACCGGTGGATGAGCGGACGTAATTCCTGCTCCGCCCGCGCTTTGAGCGTCTGAATGACCGTTGCCGCATCCGTCACATGGGCCACATGGCGAAATGGCTGGCGATTGATGAACGCCTGGTTGACTTTCACGATCGGCTTGCGTACGTAGCGCCAGGCCGCCGGAAAGTAGTCAATCGAGGCGAGCACGATATTGAGGCTGACGGTCAGCAGCAGCAGGTTGAACCAGCGGGTGTGGTAAATGTCGAGCAGACCGAGAAACTCATACAGTTCCCGTTCGGCTGGCAGCAGGCTGGCATAGTACTCCGTAAAACCGCTGGTGCCCTTCTGGATGATGACGGTGCCCAGCACCGAGGCAACAATCAGCACGGCCAGCAGAAAGACCCCGACCTTGACCGAACTCAGAAAGCGAAGCGTGGCATCGAGCATCCGCTCAGCCTGGGACTTGCGCGGTTTGAAAGGCTTGGGCGACGGTTGCGGTGCGGATTGGTTCGCCTGAAGTGTGTCGGTGTCTGTGACCGGACTTGGTGTTTCAACTGAAAGCGCCATGGATGGAGTGATGAGCCTGATAAAAGTTGCATCGCCCATGGGGAGCGGCGATGGCGCAGCCTGTTGGCGAAGTATCCGCACAGCCGGGGACAGGGGTCAAGGTAACTGTGCGCCCACAAACGTAGCGCACTTGTATCTGAGCGGCCTTTTCGGTTTTTGTCCGTGATCTGACCCGGCTAGGCAGAAAACTGACGGCTTGCTATGATGCAGGCTACTTTTGGCAGACTCCATCAGCAATGCGAACGCCACAGGACGGTCGCCGGCCGGGTGCAGTCTGGTGGCGTGGCCGTCGAGGATTGAGGAGAACGTAGTTCATGGGCAGACACTTTGTGCTGCGTCGTCCGGTTCGCACAACCGAGCGTGGGGAAGGATACGGGCAGCTTATTGCTGTCCTTGCGGTTGTAGCCACCATTGGCTTTATCCTGTTCAAGACTTTGCCTGTGTACTGGCGTGAGCAGAACGTCAAGAATGAACTCGCGGAACTGGCGCGCAAGTATGCCATCGGCGCCAAGGGCTACATAACGGAGAAAGAACTTGAAAACCAGTGGCTGAAAATCAGCAACGAGTTCAATGTGCCTGAAGAAGCCAAGTTTACGGTCAACCGGCAGGGAGGAAAGGTCACTCTCAAAGTGCAGTACACCGAGCCGATCAACTTCCTGGTGTACACGTATGACTGGGAAGTCAATGCCGAGGCCTCAGACTCTACCGGGCGGTACTAAGTGGGCTGATGCTACTTGATTACATAGGTGACAGCCTCCACTTTGGCCGCGAACCGCAGTGCTGCCTGCGGGACTTCGTTGCCGGGCGCACAGAACCCTGTTACCTCTACGACCTGCGCCATTTCACTGAACGTTACCGATGCTTCCGGTCGGCTTTTGCCGGCCTGCCGCATACCATCCACTATGCTGTCAAGGCCAATGCCCATCCGGTCTTTCTGCGCCGGGTTGTGGAGTTGGGCGGTGGGGCGGATGTCGTCTCCGGCGGTGAACTGCAACGCGCTCTCGACTCCGGGGTGCCACCGGAGCGGGTCATTTTCTCCGGGGTCGGGAAGTCGCATGCCGAACTGCGGTTGGCGCTGACCTGCGGCATCAAGCAGATCAACGTCGAGTCGGTCGGTGAGATGCGCCGGATCATTGACCTGGCGGAAGCCCTGGGCCGACCGGCCCGCATTGCCTTTCGCTTTAATCCGTCGGTGGATGCTGAAACCCACCCGTACATTGCAACCGGTTTTCGGAGTCACAAGTTCGGGATTGACGCCGAAGCGGTCATGACGTGTCTGGCGCTGGCGCGGCAGTCCGCCCGATGGGTGCAGGTGGTGGGCGTCTCACTGCACATCGGGTCGCAAATCGTGGACGTGGAAAACTTCGCCGAAGCCCTGCGCAACACCCGTCCACTGGTGGCGGCGCTGCGCGAGCAGGGCTTTGCGCTGTCCACCTTTGATGTGGGGGGCGGTTTTGGCATCCACTACGACACCGGTGATGAAGCCCGCGAGCTGGAAAACTTTGCGCGCTATGCCGAGGTCATCCGACAGGGCGTGCAGGGACTGGCCGGGGAAATTCTCTTTGAGCCGGGAAGGTTTCTTGTGGCCCGCTGTGGCGTGTTGCTGGCCCGGGTCGAGTATGTCAAAACAACGCCCTACAAGACCTTTGTTATCGTCAACACCGGGATGCACCACCTGATCCGTCCGGCGCTGTACCAGGCCCACCACCGGATTTTGCCGGTCGTGCAGCGGGCCGGCCCCAGCCGCGTGGTGGATGTGGTGGGTCCGCTTTGTGAGTCGTCGGACTTCCTGGCCCAGGGCATCGAACTCCCGGAGGTGCGCGAAGGTGACTGGCTGGCCATTGCCGATGCCGGAGCCTACGCCCGCAGTATGGCCAGCGAATACAACCTGCATCCCTTTCCCGATGAAGAATTCATCGTAGAATAAGCCGATTGGGGACCCATCGGCCCTCTGGGACTCAACCAAGTTTGACGGAGTGGGAGATTCGCCGGGCATGGTTTGTTCGTCCCTGCGTCATAGTGTGGCTTGGCTCGTTGCTGTCGTCCTGCTGCTGACGGCAGCCTGGTCATCCTCTGTGGCCCAGAGTGGGCGCAAACGCGAGACTGCGCCGCGCCAGTACGAGCCGGCCAAACCCAAATCCCCGCCGCCTTCCGAGACTCAGGAACCGCCGGCTACGCCCTCCCGTCCACGGACGGTCGGCCAACCGGATGCTCCCCAGTCGGACGCGCCCCGGAACGACGACTCCGAGCCGGACGACACAGACGAGAACACGCTGCGGATTCAAACCCAGCTTGTGACTGTCCCGTTTGCCGTAGTGGACAAGCGCAACCGGTACATCAATGACCTGACAGCCCAGGACGTACAGGTGCTGGAAAACGGCAAGCCGCAGGAAATTTTCTCCTTCACCCGCGAGCATGATCTGCCGCTGACCTTTGCCCTGGTCTTTGACATCAGTGGCAGCCAGCAGTACAGCATTGCCGAGCAGCGCCTGGCGGCCAAAACCTTTCTGCGCCAGACGATCCGCCCTGAAAAAGACCTCGCCGGAGTGGTGACATTCCGGCGCGACATCGAAGTGCGCCAGAAGCTCACCAGCAACCTGGCGGCGCTTGAACGGGCGGTTGACGATGTCCGGTTTGAATCCGGGGGCTATGTGTATGGCGGTACGCCGCCGCTGGATCCGTCCATCACCGGCACGAGCCTGTACGATGCGGTCTATGTTATCTCCAGCGAGATGTTGCCCCGCGAAGCCGGGCGGCGTGTCATCATCCTGCTGACGGACGGGGAAGACACGACGAGCCGCTACAAACTCAACGATGCCATTGACATGGCCCTGCGTTCCGACGTGCAGGTGTATGCCGTGGGGATTCCGGGCGGAGTGCCCAACGGCTTCGGCGGCGTCACCATCACCGGCATTGACCGTCGAACGCTGGAGCGCCTGTGTGAGGCCACCGGCGGACGGGCGTTTTTCCCGCGCAGCCCGGCAGACTATGTGGCGGCCTTTCAGCAGATCGAGACGGATTTGCGGCAGCAGTACATTTTGACCTACGTTCCGTCGGATGCAACCCGCGATGGGAGTTTCCGTTCCATCACCATCAAAATCCTGCGCTCCGGTGAAGCCAAAGACTGGCGCATCTTTACGCGCAAGGGCTACTACGCCAAGTAAGGCGCTTTCGGTGTCATTGCTGGCCGGGTGGCAGTGTTTTTCGGTTTCAGTGCCTTCAGTTGCGGATGACTTTACGGATTGAGCCGCCGTCCCTGGTGATGAGCGGCGTACGGTAGGGAAGGCGGCGAATGATGTTTGGTGCGGTGGGCGTGCGGGGTGGCAGGTCCACAACCAACTCCACTGGCGGCCACGCCTGAATGTTCACTTCGGTGAACTCCACCGTAGTGAAGTCCGGGTGGATGAACCGGACACGGTACACGCCTTCCGGGATGCCCACGTGGGCACCGCGGCCGTTGCGGTCGGTTTCAAATGTCAGCGCCGCTTCCGAAGAGCGCTGACGCAGCTCCACTTTGACACCGGCCACCGGGAGCGACTCCGGTTTCAG
This genomic window contains:
- a CDS encoding nitric oxide reductase activation protein NorD; its protein translation is MAESQLRAKLRQLFKGSDAAEAEQMVPRLAGIPTERLLFLTSIGAGLASLSPRTALEFFRVTPEVATQLTSFELQAWGECGKRLASTNVEAAYQFFRASPQVFEALPSAHRLSAIVLTTRQATMSTRTAVETFQMFPSVVSRIDSTPVLPRLLSIVNEVARHSVRHSQDLLRQSPVVVTHVRTFDSPDQALLNRLVEMTAAFAYRAGGTAAEFFLAIPNFLTQRTHGHLNALLEHTQAFLERGGSLALYYLRAATAVVQQTGHQGYEPWRRLALTMCAQGNTNSYQFLKLTPEVMQTLAASRSGPDLTAALRLLCETVADLDRVDRTAALECFKSAPLALRQTNIEHFRNWALAGLAHHPDGRAVQAYYGLQSRASRAALQGGQDGVALDTVSAILRLYVEGLTGRSVTIVPLSSAAEQSVIGDGRTIPLPGRINDFADEESNFRLYKVLAAHGAGQIEYGTHAADTPELIALRQDFQAAFPTAPPPTGREPVTYRTLLRHFPDPATATRLFTILENARIDRRLRRAYRGIRRDLDFIAARLRETRPDVLQLPPEHQWTEILFRIALCGGVDAVTRQQLPHIVTALEQIVTTYLDHPTAALTDTLLATQRIYDIIEQVQPSDATEAAVNEVVQQPDDAPGEAGATEVSTPSTSPASPSPPQPGQSFETWSQEHTPSQHDLTAQFLREGLTDDRMLEADGQAFFYDEWDRELGDYRVNWCRVIEHRPTAGTRTFVELTRARHHGLISSIRHQFQLMKPEALRRVTGELDGEMFDLDAVIDRQLDRRAALSGNERIYIKHLRRHRNVAVAFLLDMSSSTARTLTRYPRMPYTRPGQRIIDIEKEGLVIMNEALEAVGDSYAIYGFTSEGRRNVRFYVIKEFEERYSAQIEERIGGINYQNNTRLGAAVRHAVCKLTGHQARTKLLILLSDGRPYDHDYGDARYAREDSKQALRSARQSGITPFCITIERDADQELRELYGDVGYTVIDDVLSLPEKLPGIYRRLTS
- a CDS encoding ABC transporter ATP-binding protein — encoded protein: MDHHLLQVEHLVKHFPVAGGLVKAVDGVSFSLLPGETFGLVGESGCGKTTIGRTILRLVEPSSGRIVFDGRDLRQLSRSELRRVRRDMQIVFQDPYASLNPRMRIGEAIAEPLVIHGIGNRQSRQEQVAELLRVVGLDPDYASRYPHEFSGGQRQRISIARALALRPKFIVADEPVSALDVSVQAQIINLLADLREQFGLTYLFISHGLAVVEHFCTRVGTMYLGKLVEVAPTRRLFTQPRHPYTQALLESIPIPDPSRRKVRAPLAGDVPSPLAPPPGCRFHPRCPVAVDECRHREPPLRDVGEGHKVACWLAT
- a CDS encoding carboxypeptidase-like regulatory domain-containing protein, with protein sequence MLLHAFQRSTCFLAFWLLLWGWVPAAGGPPPVAAGASRCCGRLYVIVRAEGRLKPESLPVAGVKVELRQRSSEAALTFETDRNGRGAHVGIPEGVYRVRFIHPDFTTVEFTEVNIQAWPPVELVVDLPPRTPTAPNIIRRLPYRTPLITRDGGSIRKVIRN
- a CDS encoding putative molybdenum carrier protein, whose translation is MTSMVIVSGGQTGVDRAALDAARQVGLECAGWCPHGRWAEDGPLAPDYPLLETPDTDPAQRTEWNVRDSDATLILLEDELLGGTRLTLDCTVRWRKPCALVMLQLSEAADIILAWIAQWQPVRLNIAGPRESECPGIYARSHRLLTHVLTSVKVLRM
- the lysA gene encoding diaminopimelate decarboxylase, coding for MLLDYIGDSLHFGREPQCCLRDFVAGRTEPCYLYDLRHFTERYRCFRSAFAGLPHTIHYAVKANAHPVFLRRVVELGGGADVVSGGELQRALDSGVPPERVIFSGVGKSHAELRLALTCGIKQINVESVGEMRRIIDLAEALGRPARIAFRFNPSVDAETHPYIATGFRSHKFGIDAEAVMTCLALARQSARWVQVVGVSLHIGSQIVDVENFAEALRNTRPLVAALREQGFALSTFDVGGGFGIHYDTGDEARELENFARYAEVIRQGVQGLAGEILFEPGRFLVARCGVLLARVEYVKTTPYKTFVIVNTGMHHLIRPALYQAHHRILPVVQRAGPSRVVDVVGPLCESSDFLAQGIELPEVREGDWLAIADAGAYARSMASEYNLHPFPDEEFIVE
- the resB gene encoding cytochrome c biogenesis protein ResB, whose protein sequence is MGDATFIRLITPSMALSVETPSPVTDTDTLQANQSAPQPSPKPFKPRKSQAERMLDATLRFLSSVKVGVFLLAVLIVASVLGTVIIQKGTSGFTEYYASLLPAERELYEFLGLLDIYHTRWFNLLLLTVSLNIVLASIDYFPAAWRYVRKPIVKVNQAFINRQPFRHVAHVTDAATVIQTLKARAEQELRPLIHRWLPISAVYRVVETVNPRDGSTTILMEAHAWNRLTAYAVHAALLTIFGGALVGGLFGHKGTVRMVPGQAANTFVSFGAPDEPVREFAMPFTLVCTDIEQNLLDPRKPDLSAPNTLDWHTRVLIKDEQRGVEIPAHIHLNHPFDYRGYRFFQASFDNFGSARTVNIELRPAGSQTGTAYVIGREPTDIPGLGRVRLADFIPDVTFQGGRLGSASGEYRRPVAILDVLGDNPRQLYAFPPEGLATLGNAPFLRAKTEVGDLRLVLTDFEKVSSGHILQVQYDPGVTTVYLGSAMLIVALWLVFFFAHQRLWLYLEPLPDGTLRLSLAGHTNRNRPAFEKRFQSIVAALPSAAGSALPPDRQMSATN
- a CDS encoding VWA domain-containing protein; this encodes MVCSSLRHSVAWLVAVVLLLTAAWSSSVAQSGRKRETAPRQYEPAKPKSPPPSETQEPPATPSRPRTVGQPDAPQSDAPRNDDSEPDDTDENTLRIQTQLVTVPFAVVDKRNRYINDLTAQDVQVLENGKPQEIFSFTREHDLPLTFALVFDISGSQQYSIAEQRLAAKTFLRQTIRPEKDLAGVVTFRRDIEVRQKLTSNLAALERAVDDVRFESGGYVYGGTPPLDPSITGTSLYDAVYVISSEMLPREAGRRVIILLTDGEDTTSRYKLNDAIDMALRSDVQVYAVGIPGGVPNGFGGVTITGIDRRTLERLCEATGGRAFFPRSPADYVAAFQQIETDLRQQYILTYVPSDATRDGSFRSITIKILRSGEAKDWRIFTRKGYYAK